The Zingiber officinale cultivar Zhangliang chromosome 9A, Zo_v1.1, whole genome shotgun sequence genome window below encodes:
- the LOC122019444 gene encoding mannose-specific lectin-like, which translates to MASLGMLSAALLLGLFLPSSMANNVLFGGDRLNTGESLREGNFKFTMMSDDCTLVLNDNDQTVWSSPTNGLGNNCFAHLQTNGNLVIRNDKDQVVWSSNTAGEEGNYILVLQNDGSVVIFGRSIWSIPPGSNTATSKGAVIVKRGRSDESTNILYGGHKLRTDESLKEGDYTFVMQSDCNLVLYANNNNQVMWSSQTNDLGSRCFARMQTDGNLVIFDGINFNKIWDSNTRGPEGKYILVLQRDGHVVIYGSPILTIPNDEPTNRKIAMVTKK; encoded by the coding sequence ATGGCTTCCCTTGGCATGCTCTCTGCTGCTCTCCTCCTCGGCCTCTTCCTGCCTTCCTCCATGGCCAACAACGTTCTCTTTGGTGGTGACAGGCTGAACACCGGCGAATCCCTCAGAGAAGGGAACTTTAAATTCACCATGATGTCCGACGACTGCACCCTGGTGCTGAACGACAACGACCAGACCGTGTGGTCCTCCCCCACCAACGGCCTAGGCAACAACTGCTTCGCCCACTTGCAGACCAACGGCAACCTCGTCATCCGCAACGACAAGGACCAGGTTGTTTGGTCGAGCAACACCGCCGGCGAGGAGGGCAACTACATCCTCGTCCTGCAGAACGACGGCAGCGTCGTCATCTTCGGCCGCTCTATATGGTCCATCCCCCCCGGTTCCAACACCGCCACTTCCAAAGGCGCCGTGATCGTCAAAAGGGGCCGCAGCGATGAATCCACGAACATTCTCTATGGAGGTCACAAGCTGCGCACCGACGAATCCCTCAAAGAAGGGGACTATACCTTCGTCATGCAGTCCGACTGCAACCTGGTGCTGTACGCCAACAACAACAACCAGGTCATGTGGTCCTCCCAAACCAACGACCTAGGCAGCAGGTGCTTCGCCCGCATGCAGACCGACGGCAACTTAGTCATCTTCGACGGTATTAACTTCAACAAAATTTGGGATAGCAACACCCGCGGCCCGGAGGGCAAGTACATCCTCGTCCTGCAGCGCGACGGCCACGTCGTCATCTACGGCAGCCCTATATTGACGATCCCCAACGATGAACCCACGAACAGGAAGATCGCCATGGTGACTAAAAAATAG
- the LOC122018605 gene encoding mannose-specific lectin-like, producing MASLVMLSAALLLGLFLPSSMANNVLFGGDRLNTGESLREGNFKFTMMSDDCTLVLNDNDQTVWSSPTNGLGNNCFAHLQTNGNLVIRNDNDQVVWSSNTAGEEDNYILVLQKDGSVVIFGRSIWSIPPGSNTATSKGAVIVKRGRNDESTNILYGGHKLRTDESLKEGDYTFVMQSDCNLVLYDDNNNQVMWSSQTNDLGSRCFARMQTDGNLVIFDGINFNKIWDSNTRGPEGKYILVLQRDGHVVIYGSPIFTIPNDEPTNRKIAMVTKK from the coding sequence ATGGCTTCCCTTGTCATGCTCTCTGCTGCTCTCCTCCTCGGCCTCTTCCTGCCTTCCTCCATGGCCAACAACGTTCTCTTTGGTGGTGACAGGCTGAACACCGGCGAATCCCTCAGAGAAGGGAACTTTAAATTCACCATGATGTCCGACGACTGCACCCTGGTGCTGAACGACAACGACCAGACCGTGTGGTCCTCCCCCACCAACGGCCTAGGCAACAACTGCTTCGCCCACTTGCAGACCAACGGCAACCTCGTCATCCGCAACGACAATGACCAAGTTGTTTGGTCGAGCAACACCGCCGGCGAGGAGGACAACTACATCCTCGTCCTGCAGAAAGACGGCAGCGTCGTCATCTTCGGCCGCTCTATATGGTCCATCCCCCCCGGTTCCAACACCGCCACTTCCAAAGGCGCCGTGATCGTCAAAAGGGGACGCAACGATGAATCCACGAACATTCTCTATGGAGGTCACAAGCTGCGCACCGACGAATCCCTCAAAGAAGGGGACTATACCTTCGTCATGCAGTCCGACTGCAACCTGGTGCTGTACGACGACAACAACAACCAGGTCATGTGGTCCTCCCAAACCAACGACCTAGGCAGCAGGTGCTTCGCCCGCATGCAGACCGACGGCAACTTAGTCATCTTCGACGGTATTAACTTCAACAAAATTTGGGATAGCAACACCCGCGGCCCGGAGGGCAAGTACATCCTCGTCCTGCAGCGCGACGGCCACGTCGTCATCTACGGCAGCCCTATATTTACGATCCCCAACGATGAACCCACGAACAGGAAGATCGCCATGGTGACTAAAAAATAG